A genomic window from Cytobacillus suaedae includes:
- a CDS encoding aminoacyl-tRNA hydrolase — protein sequence MKLIVGLGNPGKQYEETRHNVGFKVIDRLSTELQISVDKTKFNGVYGIGHSAGEKVLLLKPLTYMNLSGECLRPLMDYYDVDLKDVIVIYDDLDLPVGKIRLRTKGSAGGHNGIKSIIQHVDTQEFKRVRIGVDRPKNGMKITDYVLGRFTEEERENVDESIILSAKACEKWLTSEFLQVMNEFNAK from the coding sequence ATGAAACTTATTGTTGGTTTAGGTAATCCAGGCAAACAGTATGAAGAAACAAGGCATAATGTTGGTTTTAAAGTAATCGACCGACTTTCAACCGAACTACAAATTTCAGTAGATAAAACGAAATTTAATGGTGTATATGGAATAGGGCATAGTGCTGGTGAAAAAGTATTATTGCTGAAACCTCTAACCTATATGAATCTATCGGGTGAATGTCTTCGTCCACTTATGGATTATTATGATGTTGATTTAAAAGATGTCATTGTCATTTATGATGATTTAGATTTGCCCGTTGGAAAAATCCGTTTAAGAACGAAAGGCAGTGCTGGGGGACACAATGGAATTAAGTCAATTATTCAGCATGTCGATACACAGGAGTTTAAACGTGTTCGTATCGGAGTAGATCGCCCTAAAAATGGAATGAAGATAACAGACTATGTTCTTGGTCGCTTTACTGAAGAAGAAAGAGAAAATGTAGATGAATCGATTATCCTCTCTGCTAAGGCTTGTGAAAAATGGCTTACTAGTGAATTTTTGCAGGTTATGAATGAATTTAATGCAAAATAA
- a CDS encoding ribose-phosphate diphosphokinase: MPNQYRNSKLKLFTLNSNVALAEQIAKEVGVELGKCSVAKFSDGEIQINIEESIRGCDVFVIQSTSAPVNEHLMELLIMIDALKRASAKTVNIVMPYYGYARQDRKARAREPITAKLVANLLETAGAHRVITLDLHAPQIQGFFDILIDHLMGVPILADYFESKNLNDIVIVSPDHGGVTRARKMADRLKAPIAIIDKRRPKPNVAEVMNIVGNIEGKTAILIDDIIDTAGTITLAANALIENGASEVYACCTHPVLSGPAMDRIHNSKIKELVVTNSIALDEEKLTDKITQLSVAPLIGEAIIRVYEQQSVSTLFD; this comes from the coding sequence ATGCCAAATCAATATCGTAATTCGAAATTAAAACTATTTACATTAAACTCGAATGTAGCTCTTGCTGAACAAATTGCAAAAGAAGTTGGAGTTGAACTAGGCAAGTGTTCAGTCGCTAAATTTAGTGATGGGGAAATTCAAATTAATATTGAAGAGAGTATTCGTGGTTGTGACGTGTTTGTCATTCAATCTACAAGTGCTCCAGTAAATGAACACCTTATGGAACTATTAATTATGATTGATGCACTTAAACGTGCATCAGCTAAAACAGTAAACATTGTTATGCCGTATTATGGTTATGCCAGACAAGACCGTAAAGCACGTGCTCGTGAGCCAATTACAGCAAAGCTAGTAGCTAACCTTTTAGAGACTGCAGGAGCTCACCGAGTGATAACACTTGATCTTCATGCACCACAAATTCAAGGATTCTTTGATATCCTAATTGACCATCTAATGGGTGTACCAATTTTAGCTGACTACTTTGAAAGTAAGAATCTAAATGATATTGTGATTGTATCTCCTGATCATGGTGGGGTAACACGTGCGCGTAAAATGGCAGACCGTCTGAAAGCACCAATTGCCATTATTGATAAAAGAAGACCAAAGCCAAATGTTGCTGAGGTTATGAACATTGTAGGTAATATTGAAGGTAAAACAGCTATCCTAATTGATGATATCATCGATACAGCGGGTACAATAACGTTAGCTGCAAATGCTTTGATAGAAAATGGTGCATCAGAAGTGTATGCATGTTGTACACACCCTGTGCTTTCAGGGCCGGCTATGGACCGTATTCACAATTCTAAAATCAAAGAGCTAGTGGTAACAAACAGTATTGCTCTAGATGAAGAGAAATTAACCGATAAAATTACTCAACTTTCTGTTGCACCATTAATTGGAGAAGCAATTATCCGTGTATACGAGCAACAATCCGTAAGTACACTTTTCGATTAA
- a CDS encoding anti-sigma-F factor Fin family protein: MSLHYYCRHCGTKVGSLDSMSVHSESLGLHQLTDDERREMISYESSGDIHIKTICEDCQEALDRNPDYHQYESFIQ; the protein is encoded by the coding sequence ATGTCTCTCCATTATTATTGTAGGCATTGTGGTACAAAAGTTGGTTCATTAGATAGTATGTCGGTACATAGTGAAAGTTTAGGTTTACATCAACTAACAGATGATGAACGTAGAGAGATGATATCCTATGAATCAAGTGGGGATATACATATAAAGACGATATGCGAGGACTGTCAAGAAGCTCTTGATCGAAATCCAGATTATCATCAGTATGAAAGTTTTATACAATAA
- a CDS encoding 50S ribosomal protein L25/general stress protein Ctc, producing the protein MAIQLQAQGRSDLRNSSTKRIREEGNIPAIINGNNGSKPIFVNSIEFLKTIRESGRNGIIQLVVDNENHPVMLNELQRDPVKGEYLHADFKVINMNTKVDVEVRVNLVGEALGVKDGGVLQQSIHQVSITALPANIPQAIDVDVTNLEVGQTVLVSDVQTGGKYELNHEQSEVIASIQPPKQEEEIDTGEEQEEGIPESEEGRETSEG; encoded by the coding sequence ATGGCAATACAACTACAAGCGCAAGGTCGCTCGGATTTGAGAAATTCTTCTACCAAAAGAATTCGTGAAGAGGGAAATATTCCGGCTATTATTAATGGAAATAACGGTAGTAAACCGATATTTGTCAATAGCATAGAGTTTCTTAAAACCATACGTGAAAGTGGCCGTAATGGAATTATTCAACTGGTTGTTGATAACGAAAACCATCCGGTTATGTTAAATGAACTGCAAAGGGACCCAGTTAAGGGTGAATACCTTCATGCTGATTTTAAAGTCATCAATATGAATACAAAGGTTGATGTTGAAGTACGAGTTAATTTAGTTGGAGAAGCATTAGGAGTGAAGGATGGCGGTGTATTACAGCAATCCATCCATCAGGTATCGATTACTGCTTTACCTGCTAACATTCCTCAAGCAATTGATGTAGATGTGACTAACTTGGAAGTTGGACAAACTGTATTGGTTTCGGACGTTCAGACTGGTGGTAAATATGAATTGAATCATGAACAAAGTGAAGTAATTGCTTCAATTCAACCTCCAAAACAAGAGGAAGAAATTGATACAGGTGAGGAGCAAGAAGAAGGTATACCTGAATCGGAAGAAGGAAGAGAAACAAGCGAAGGTTGA